The proteins below come from a single Drosophila busckii strain San Diego stock center, stock number 13000-0081.31 chromosome X, ASM1175060v1, whole genome shotgun sequence genomic window:
- the LOC108606791 gene encoding sn1-specific diacylglycerol lipase alpha isoform X7, giving the protein MYGMPGLVVFRRRWSVGSDDLVVPGAFLLTLHFICFVLVAVSLVLFEYNTSILSVKLLFYHLIGYLLILFFSICVEIGICVISMRGSILDADARTSINIWIYIKSLVILFDIAWLIMGSIWLSHYYMEAPVDEAKKIFIAIIICNWALVFITLITIWCTFDAAGRSWVKMKKYQRSMRETESRFNYKRSNSMNRNWRQRKVMRAYQDSWDHRCRLLFCCMGSSERNRNSFTDIARLLSDFFRELDVVPSDVVAGLVLLRKFQRLEREAIVRQRKNGTYEFLSGVPITERTQFLALNDAKNYDFFQTVIHYMYFAQGAYGWPMYVIINRTKMWHLVPELKCFGCCCGSGDDGQVIQDNCCYCNYAALKKTLQLGDIDIVYATYHVDVGETPFFVAVDYTQKAIVISIRGTLSMKDILTDLNAEGEVLPLQPPRDDWLGHKGMVQAALYIRNKLQQENLIERALQRNAERMTQTFDLVLVGHSLGAGTAAILAILLKPEHPTLQCFSYSPPGGLLSMPAVEYSKSFITSVVLGKDVVPRIGLNQMEALRADLINAIQRSVDPKWKTISCSVICCGCGPEPTSVVNMSGQDTHINQYQEERGTARTTSAHPTDSSIALTLHQPLYPPGRIIHIVRHHPKPDEQKYDSGWRNVLKSREPVYQAIWADSTDFDEVLISPVMLQDHMPDKVLAALKKVVSCRDRNLKACTTRKRKANTTIITTTTTTNTTTTTTTTTSTTLNTDTRL; this is encoded by the exons ATGTATGGC atgCCTGGACTTGTGGTCTTCAGACGTCGCTGGTCTGTCGGCTCTGATGATTTGGTGGTGCCAGGAGCTTTTCTACTAACGCTACACTTTATATG TTTTGTGCTCGTGGCCGTCTCGTTAGTTCTATTTGAGTACAATACAAGTATTTTAAGTGTAAAGCTATTATTCTATCACCTTATAGGCTACTTGTTGATACTATTTT TTTCAATATGCGTAGAAATAGGAATTTGTGTGATTTCGATGCGTGGCAGCATTTTGGATGCCGATGCGCGTACATCGATCAATATATGGATATATATCAAGAGCT TGGTAATATTATTTGATATTGCATGGCTGATAATGGGCTCAATATGGCTGTCGCATTATTATATGGAAGCGCCTGTGGATGAGGCCAAAAAGATATTCATAG cCATCATCATTTGCAATTGGGCGCTGGTGTTCATCACTTTGATCACCATTTGGTGCACCTTCGATGCCGCTGGCCGCTCCTGGGTTAAGATGAAGAAATATCAGCGTTCGATGCGTGAGACAGAGTCTCGCTTCAATTAcaagcgcagcaacagcatgaATCGCAATTGGCGTCAAAG AAAAGTAATGCGCGCCTATCAGGACAGCTGGGATCATCGCTGTCGCTTGCTATTCTGCTGCATGGGCTCATCGGAGCGTAATCGGAATTCGTTTACGGATATTGCGCGACTGCTGAGCGATTTCTTTCGCGAACTGGACGTTGTGCCATCCGATGTGGTCGCCGGTCTGGTGCTCCTGCGCAAATTTCAGCGCCTGGAGCGCGAGGCCATCGTCAGGCAGCGCAAGAATGGCACCTACGAGTTCCTCAGCGGTGTGCCCATCACCGAGCGCACTCAGTTCCTAGCACTCAACGATGCCAAAAACTATGATTTCTTTCAAACCGTCATACACTACATGTACTTTGCCCAGGGCGCCTACGGCTGGCCCATGTACGTCATCATCAATCGCACCAAGATGTGGCATCTGGTGCCGGAGCTCAA atgctttggctgctgttgtggcagcgGCGACGATGGGCAGGTGATCCAGGACAATTGCTGCTATTGCAACTATGCGGCGCTTAAGAAGACGCTGCAGCTGGGCGACATCGACATCGTCTATGCCACTTACCATGTGGACGTGGGCGAGACGCCGTTCTTTGTGGCTGTTGATTATACGCAGAAGGCGATTGTGATTAGCATACGGGGAACGCTGAGCATGAAGGACATACTGACGGATCTGAATGCGGAGGGCGAGGTGTTgccgctgcagccgccgcGCGATGATTGGCTGGGGCACAAGGGAATGGTGCAGGCGGCGCTTTATATAcgcaacaagctgcagcaggagAATCTCATAGAGCGTGCGCTGCAGCGCAATGCGGAGCGTATGACGCAGACGTTCGATCTGGTGCTGGTTGGGCATTCGCTGGGTGCGGGCACGGCAGCGATTTTGGCCATACTGCTAAAGCCGGAGCATCCGACGCTGCAGTGCTTCAGCTACTCGCCGCCCGGTGGACTGCTTAGCATGCCGGCGGTGGAGTACTCCAAGTCGTTTATTACCTCAGTGGTGCTGGGCAAGGATGTGGTGCCGCGCATTGGCTTAAATCAAATGGAGGCGCTGCGTGCGGATCTCATTAATGCCATACAGCGCAGCGTGGATCCCAAG tggaAAACGATTTCCTGTTCGGTAatttgctgcggctgcggacCGGAGCCAACATCTGTGGTTAACATGTCCGGCCAGGACACGCATATTAATCAATATCAGGAG GAACGCGGCACGGCACGTACAACCAGCGCGCATCCGACGGATAGTTCCATAGCTTTAACTTTGCATCAGCCTCTATATCCGCCCGGCCGCATTATTCACATAGTGCGGCATCATCCCAAGCCAGATGA GCAAAAATACGACAGTGGTTGGAG AAATGTGCTCAAGAGTCGCGAGCCCGTCTATCAGGCCATTTGGGCCGATTCTACAGATTTCGATGAGGTGCTTATATCGCCTGTAATGCTGCAGGATCATATGCCCGATAAGGTGCTCGCTGCGCTCAAGAAG
- the LOC108606791 gene encoding sn1-specific diacylglycerol lipase alpha isoform X6, with protein sequence MYGMPGLVVFRRRWSVGSDDLVVPGAFLLTLHFICFVLVAVSLVLFEYNTSILSVKLLFYHLIGYLLILFFSICVEIGICVISMRGSILDADARTSINIWIYIKSLVILFDIAWLIMGSIWLSHYYMEAPVDEAKKIFIAIIICNWALVFITLITIWCTFDAAGRSWVKMKKYQRSMRETESRFNYKRSNSMNRNWRQRKVMRAYQDSWDHRCRLLFCCMGSSERNRNSFTDIARLLSDFFRELDVVPSDVVAGLVLLRKFQRLEREAIVRQRKNGTYEFLSGVPITERTQFLALNDAKNYDFFQTVIHYMYFAQGAYGWPMYVIINRTKMWHLVPELKCFGCCCGSGDDGQVIQDNCCYCNYAALKKTLQLGDIDIVYATYHVDVGETPFFVAVDYTQKAIVISIRGTLSMKDILTDLNAEGEVLPLQPPRDDWLGHKGMVQAALYIRNKLQQENLIERALQRNAERMTQTFDLVLVGHSLGAGTAAILAILLKPEHPTLQCFSYSPPGGLLSMPAVEYSKSFITSVVLGKDVVPRIGLNQMEALRADLINAIQRSVDPKWKTISCSVICCGCGPEPTSVVNMSGQDTHINQYQEERGTARTTSAHPTDSSIALTLHQPLYPPGRIIHIVRHHPKPDENVLKSREPVYQAIWADSTDFDEVLISPVMLQDHMPDKVLAALKKVVSCRDRNLKACTTRKRKANTTIITTTTTTNTTTTTTTTTSTTLNTDTSPQQSHCPAPQHSPPTSSQLLVL encoded by the exons ATGTATGGC atgCCTGGACTTGTGGTCTTCAGACGTCGCTGGTCTGTCGGCTCTGATGATTTGGTGGTGCCAGGAGCTTTTCTACTAACGCTACACTTTATATG TTTTGTGCTCGTGGCCGTCTCGTTAGTTCTATTTGAGTACAATACAAGTATTTTAAGTGTAAAGCTATTATTCTATCACCTTATAGGCTACTTGTTGATACTATTTT TTTCAATATGCGTAGAAATAGGAATTTGTGTGATTTCGATGCGTGGCAGCATTTTGGATGCCGATGCGCGTACATCGATCAATATATGGATATATATCAAGAGCT TGGTAATATTATTTGATATTGCATGGCTGATAATGGGCTCAATATGGCTGTCGCATTATTATATGGAAGCGCCTGTGGATGAGGCCAAAAAGATATTCATAG cCATCATCATTTGCAATTGGGCGCTGGTGTTCATCACTTTGATCACCATTTGGTGCACCTTCGATGCCGCTGGCCGCTCCTGGGTTAAGATGAAGAAATATCAGCGTTCGATGCGTGAGACAGAGTCTCGCTTCAATTAcaagcgcagcaacagcatgaATCGCAATTGGCGTCAAAG AAAAGTAATGCGCGCCTATCAGGACAGCTGGGATCATCGCTGTCGCTTGCTATTCTGCTGCATGGGCTCATCGGAGCGTAATCGGAATTCGTTTACGGATATTGCGCGACTGCTGAGCGATTTCTTTCGCGAACTGGACGTTGTGCCATCCGATGTGGTCGCCGGTCTGGTGCTCCTGCGCAAATTTCAGCGCCTGGAGCGCGAGGCCATCGTCAGGCAGCGCAAGAATGGCACCTACGAGTTCCTCAGCGGTGTGCCCATCACCGAGCGCACTCAGTTCCTAGCACTCAACGATGCCAAAAACTATGATTTCTTTCAAACCGTCATACACTACATGTACTTTGCCCAGGGCGCCTACGGCTGGCCCATGTACGTCATCATCAATCGCACCAAGATGTGGCATCTGGTGCCGGAGCTCAA atgctttggctgctgttgtggcagcgGCGACGATGGGCAGGTGATCCAGGACAATTGCTGCTATTGCAACTATGCGGCGCTTAAGAAGACGCTGCAGCTGGGCGACATCGACATCGTCTATGCCACTTACCATGTGGACGTGGGCGAGACGCCGTTCTTTGTGGCTGTTGATTATACGCAGAAGGCGATTGTGATTAGCATACGGGGAACGCTGAGCATGAAGGACATACTGACGGATCTGAATGCGGAGGGCGAGGTGTTgccgctgcagccgccgcGCGATGATTGGCTGGGGCACAAGGGAATGGTGCAGGCGGCGCTTTATATAcgcaacaagctgcagcaggagAATCTCATAGAGCGTGCGCTGCAGCGCAATGCGGAGCGTATGACGCAGACGTTCGATCTGGTGCTGGTTGGGCATTCGCTGGGTGCGGGCACGGCAGCGATTTTGGCCATACTGCTAAAGCCGGAGCATCCGACGCTGCAGTGCTTCAGCTACTCGCCGCCCGGTGGACTGCTTAGCATGCCGGCGGTGGAGTACTCCAAGTCGTTTATTACCTCAGTGGTGCTGGGCAAGGATGTGGTGCCGCGCATTGGCTTAAATCAAATGGAGGCGCTGCGTGCGGATCTCATTAATGCCATACAGCGCAGCGTGGATCCCAAG tggaAAACGATTTCCTGTTCGGTAatttgctgcggctgcggacCGGAGCCAACATCTGTGGTTAACATGTCCGGCCAGGACACGCATATTAATCAATATCAGGAG GAACGCGGCACGGCACGTACAACCAGCGCGCATCCGACGGATAGTTCCATAGCTTTAACTTTGCATCAGCCTCTATATCCGCCCGGCCGCATTATTCACATAGTGCGGCATCATCCCAAGCCAGATGA AAATGTGCTCAAGAGTCGCGAGCCCGTCTATCAGGCCATTTGGGCCGATTCTACAGATTTCGATGAGGTGCTTATATCGCCTGTAATGCTGCAGGATCATATGCCCGATAAGGTGCTCGCTGCGCTCAAGAAG
- the LOC108606791 gene encoding sn1-specific diacylglycerol lipase alpha isoform X8: MYGMPGLVVFRRRWSVGSDDLVVPGAFLLTLHFICFVLVAVSLVLFEYNTSILSVKLLFYHLIGYLLILFFSICVEIGICVISMRGSILDADARTSINIWIYIKSLVILFDIAWLIMGSIWLSHYYMEAPVDEAKKIFIAIIICNWALVFITLITIWCTFDAAGRSWVKMKKYQRSMRETESRFNYKRSNSMNRNWRQRKVMRAYQDSWDHRCRLLFCCMGSSERNRNSFTDIARLLSDFFRELDVVPSDVVAGLVLLRKFQRLEREAIVRQRKNGTYEFLSGVPITERTQFLALNDAKNYDFFQTVIHYMYFAQGAYGWPMYVIINRTKMWHLVPELKCFGCCCGSGDDGQVIQDNCCYCNYAALKKTLQLGDIDIVYATYHVDVGETPFFVAVDYTQKAIVISIRGTLSMKDILTDLNAEGEVLPLQPPRDDWLGHKGMVQAALYIRNKLQQENLIERALQRNAERMTQTFDLVLVGHSLGAGTAAILAILLKPEHPTLQCFSYSPPGGLLSMPAVEYSKSFITSVVLGKDVVPRIGLNQMEALRADLINAIQRSVDPKWKTISCSVICCGCGPEPTSVVNMSGQDTHINQYQEERGTARTTSAHPTDSSIALTLHQPLYPPGRIIHIVRHHPKPDEL; the protein is encoded by the exons ATGTATGGC atgCCTGGACTTGTGGTCTTCAGACGTCGCTGGTCTGTCGGCTCTGATGATTTGGTGGTGCCAGGAGCTTTTCTACTAACGCTACACTTTATATG TTTTGTGCTCGTGGCCGTCTCGTTAGTTCTATTTGAGTACAATACAAGTATTTTAAGTGTAAAGCTATTATTCTATCACCTTATAGGCTACTTGTTGATACTATTTT TTTCAATATGCGTAGAAATAGGAATTTGTGTGATTTCGATGCGTGGCAGCATTTTGGATGCCGATGCGCGTACATCGATCAATATATGGATATATATCAAGAGCT TGGTAATATTATTTGATATTGCATGGCTGATAATGGGCTCAATATGGCTGTCGCATTATTATATGGAAGCGCCTGTGGATGAGGCCAAAAAGATATTCATAG cCATCATCATTTGCAATTGGGCGCTGGTGTTCATCACTTTGATCACCATTTGGTGCACCTTCGATGCCGCTGGCCGCTCCTGGGTTAAGATGAAGAAATATCAGCGTTCGATGCGTGAGACAGAGTCTCGCTTCAATTAcaagcgcagcaacagcatgaATCGCAATTGGCGTCAAAG AAAAGTAATGCGCGCCTATCAGGACAGCTGGGATCATCGCTGTCGCTTGCTATTCTGCTGCATGGGCTCATCGGAGCGTAATCGGAATTCGTTTACGGATATTGCGCGACTGCTGAGCGATTTCTTTCGCGAACTGGACGTTGTGCCATCCGATGTGGTCGCCGGTCTGGTGCTCCTGCGCAAATTTCAGCGCCTGGAGCGCGAGGCCATCGTCAGGCAGCGCAAGAATGGCACCTACGAGTTCCTCAGCGGTGTGCCCATCACCGAGCGCACTCAGTTCCTAGCACTCAACGATGCCAAAAACTATGATTTCTTTCAAACCGTCATACACTACATGTACTTTGCCCAGGGCGCCTACGGCTGGCCCATGTACGTCATCATCAATCGCACCAAGATGTGGCATCTGGTGCCGGAGCTCAA atgctttggctgctgttgtggcagcgGCGACGATGGGCAGGTGATCCAGGACAATTGCTGCTATTGCAACTATGCGGCGCTTAAGAAGACGCTGCAGCTGGGCGACATCGACATCGTCTATGCCACTTACCATGTGGACGTGGGCGAGACGCCGTTCTTTGTGGCTGTTGATTATACGCAGAAGGCGATTGTGATTAGCATACGGGGAACGCTGAGCATGAAGGACATACTGACGGATCTGAATGCGGAGGGCGAGGTGTTgccgctgcagccgccgcGCGATGATTGGCTGGGGCACAAGGGAATGGTGCAGGCGGCGCTTTATATAcgcaacaagctgcagcaggagAATCTCATAGAGCGTGCGCTGCAGCGCAATGCGGAGCGTATGACGCAGACGTTCGATCTGGTGCTGGTTGGGCATTCGCTGGGTGCGGGCACGGCAGCGATTTTGGCCATACTGCTAAAGCCGGAGCATCCGACGCTGCAGTGCTTCAGCTACTCGCCGCCCGGTGGACTGCTTAGCATGCCGGCGGTGGAGTACTCCAAGTCGTTTATTACCTCAGTGGTGCTGGGCAAGGATGTGGTGCCGCGCATTGGCTTAAATCAAATGGAGGCGCTGCGTGCGGATCTCATTAATGCCATACAGCGCAGCGTGGATCCCAAG tggaAAACGATTTCCTGTTCGGTAatttgctgcggctgcggacCGGAGCCAACATCTGTGGTTAACATGTCCGGCCAGGACACGCATATTAATCAATATCAGGAG GAACGCGGCACGGCACGTACAACCAGCGCGCATCCGACGGATAGTTCCATAGCTTTAACTTTGCATCAGCCTCTATATCCGCCCGGCCGCATTATTCACATAGTGCGGCATCATCCCAAGCCAGATGA
- the LOC108606791 gene encoding sn1-specific diacylglycerol lipase alpha isoform X5 codes for MYGMPGLVVFRRRWSVGSDDLVVPGAFLLTLHFICFVLVAVSLVLFEYNTSILSVKLLFYHLIGYLLILFFSICVEIGICVISMRGSILDADARTSINIWIYIKSLVILFDIAWLIMGSIWLSHYYMEAPVDEAKKIFIAIIICNWALVFITLITIWCTFDAAGRSWVKMKKYQRSMRETESRFNYKRSNSMNRNWRQRKVMRAYQDSWDHRCRLLFCCMGSSERNRNSFTDIARLLSDFFRELDVVPSDVVAGLVLLRKFQRLEREAIVRQRKNGTYEFLSGVPITERTQFLALNDAKNYDFFQTVIHYMYFAQGAYGWPMYVIINRTKMWHLVPELKCFGCCCGSGDDGQVIQDNCCYCNYAALKKTLQLGDIDIVYATYHVDVGETPFFVAVDYTQKAIVISIRGTLSMKDILTDLNAEGEVLPLQPPRDDWLGHKGMVQAALYIRNKLQQENLIERALQRNAERMTQTFDLVLVGHSLGAGTAAILAILLKPEHPTLQCFSYSPPGGLLSMPAVEYSKSFITSVVLGKDVVPRIGLNQMEALRADLINAIQRSVDPKWKTISCSVICCGCGPEPTSVVNMSGQDTHINQYQEERGTARTTSAHPTDSSIALTLHQPLYPPGRIIHIVRHHPKPDEQKYDSGWRNVLKSREPVYQAIWADSTDFDEVLISPVMLQDHMPDKVLAALKKVVSCRDRNLKACTTRKRKANTTIITTTTTTNTTTTTTTTTSTTLNTDTSPQQSHCPAPQHSPPTSSQLLVL; via the exons ATGTATGGC atgCCTGGACTTGTGGTCTTCAGACGTCGCTGGTCTGTCGGCTCTGATGATTTGGTGGTGCCAGGAGCTTTTCTACTAACGCTACACTTTATATG TTTTGTGCTCGTGGCCGTCTCGTTAGTTCTATTTGAGTACAATACAAGTATTTTAAGTGTAAAGCTATTATTCTATCACCTTATAGGCTACTTGTTGATACTATTTT TTTCAATATGCGTAGAAATAGGAATTTGTGTGATTTCGATGCGTGGCAGCATTTTGGATGCCGATGCGCGTACATCGATCAATATATGGATATATATCAAGAGCT TGGTAATATTATTTGATATTGCATGGCTGATAATGGGCTCAATATGGCTGTCGCATTATTATATGGAAGCGCCTGTGGATGAGGCCAAAAAGATATTCATAG cCATCATCATTTGCAATTGGGCGCTGGTGTTCATCACTTTGATCACCATTTGGTGCACCTTCGATGCCGCTGGCCGCTCCTGGGTTAAGATGAAGAAATATCAGCGTTCGATGCGTGAGACAGAGTCTCGCTTCAATTAcaagcgcagcaacagcatgaATCGCAATTGGCGTCAAAG AAAAGTAATGCGCGCCTATCAGGACAGCTGGGATCATCGCTGTCGCTTGCTATTCTGCTGCATGGGCTCATCGGAGCGTAATCGGAATTCGTTTACGGATATTGCGCGACTGCTGAGCGATTTCTTTCGCGAACTGGACGTTGTGCCATCCGATGTGGTCGCCGGTCTGGTGCTCCTGCGCAAATTTCAGCGCCTGGAGCGCGAGGCCATCGTCAGGCAGCGCAAGAATGGCACCTACGAGTTCCTCAGCGGTGTGCCCATCACCGAGCGCACTCAGTTCCTAGCACTCAACGATGCCAAAAACTATGATTTCTTTCAAACCGTCATACACTACATGTACTTTGCCCAGGGCGCCTACGGCTGGCCCATGTACGTCATCATCAATCGCACCAAGATGTGGCATCTGGTGCCGGAGCTCAA atgctttggctgctgttgtggcagcgGCGACGATGGGCAGGTGATCCAGGACAATTGCTGCTATTGCAACTATGCGGCGCTTAAGAAGACGCTGCAGCTGGGCGACATCGACATCGTCTATGCCACTTACCATGTGGACGTGGGCGAGACGCCGTTCTTTGTGGCTGTTGATTATACGCAGAAGGCGATTGTGATTAGCATACGGGGAACGCTGAGCATGAAGGACATACTGACGGATCTGAATGCGGAGGGCGAGGTGTTgccgctgcagccgccgcGCGATGATTGGCTGGGGCACAAGGGAATGGTGCAGGCGGCGCTTTATATAcgcaacaagctgcagcaggagAATCTCATAGAGCGTGCGCTGCAGCGCAATGCGGAGCGTATGACGCAGACGTTCGATCTGGTGCTGGTTGGGCATTCGCTGGGTGCGGGCACGGCAGCGATTTTGGCCATACTGCTAAAGCCGGAGCATCCGACGCTGCAGTGCTTCAGCTACTCGCCGCCCGGTGGACTGCTTAGCATGCCGGCGGTGGAGTACTCCAAGTCGTTTATTACCTCAGTGGTGCTGGGCAAGGATGTGGTGCCGCGCATTGGCTTAAATCAAATGGAGGCGCTGCGTGCGGATCTCATTAATGCCATACAGCGCAGCGTGGATCCCAAG tggaAAACGATTTCCTGTTCGGTAatttgctgcggctgcggacCGGAGCCAACATCTGTGGTTAACATGTCCGGCCAGGACACGCATATTAATCAATATCAGGAG GAACGCGGCACGGCACGTACAACCAGCGCGCATCCGACGGATAGTTCCATAGCTTTAACTTTGCATCAGCCTCTATATCCGCCCGGCCGCATTATTCACATAGTGCGGCATCATCCCAAGCCAGATGA GCAAAAATACGACAGTGGTTGGAG AAATGTGCTCAAGAGTCGCGAGCCCGTCTATCAGGCCATTTGGGCCGATTCTACAGATTTCGATGAGGTGCTTATATCGCCTGTAATGCTGCAGGATCATATGCCCGATAAGGTGCTCGCTGCGCTCAAGAAG